The Cydia amplana chromosome 19, ilCydAmpl1.1, whole genome shotgun sequence genome includes a window with the following:
- the LOC134657153 gene encoding neurogenic locus notch homolog protein 3, which produces MAGSLLVIAPLVLFASLQVGVEAQRYSNYYPRGYYGRNLGSLYEHGRSISDNQVSCGAYTCGVGAHCTQGSVRPVCACLPGHSGDPLSQCIRIECVDNSECRSHQTCVNQHCVNPCEGTCGINANCDVRNHIPVCTCPAGYTGNPFSSCRVADPEEACHPSPCGPNTKCHVANNQAICTCLPGYRGSPLSGCRHECDSDHECGSQQSCRDFKCASPCSDCGVNADCETVAAHRAVCKCPRGYHGDPYRICSPECSSDGECPSYKPACVYNACINPCTNVCGVNADCNLRGLTPVCSCPRNMTGDPFTYCRPFEARDLCEPNPCGTNAKCTPGHDRTGAERPVCTCPSGYIGNALVNCERGECELDSQCPDHLACVGFQCVDPCLGNTQCGSGAVCMGRRHLAVCTCPQGRNGDALVNCYESRSVAASTRYYRYKRNGNGDPEPAAVSEANVEAQSEATEVKSEATEVKSEATEVKSEKVEAVEA; this is translated from the exons CTCAACGCTACTCCAATTACTACCCTCGCGGCTACTACGGCCGAAACTTGGGCTCTCTTTACGAGCATGGGCGCTCCATCTCCGACAATCAGGTGTCTTGCGGGGCTTATACGTGTGGCGTTGGGGCTCACTGCACCCAAGGCAGTGTGAGGCCAGTGTGCGCGTGTCTGCCAGGACATTCTGGAGACCCGCTGTCGCAGTGCATAAGGATCGAATGCGTTG ATAACAGTGAATGCCGAAGCCACCAAACTTGTGTGAACCAGCACTGCGTAAACCCATGCGAGGGCACCTGTGGCATCAATGCCAATTGTGAC GTACGCAACCACATTCCGGTGTGTACTTGCCCTGCGGGATACACCGGTAATCCCTTCTCATCTTGCAGAGTTGCCGACCCAG AAGAGGCTTGCCATCCGTCACCGTGCGGACCCAATACGAAATGCCACGTCGCCAACAACCAAGCTATCTGTACCTGCCTGCCTGGATACAGG GGTAGCCCTCTATCCGGCTGTCGACACGAGTGCGACTCAGACCACGAGTGCGGCTCGCAGCAGTCGTGCCGCGACTTCAAGTGCGCCAGCCCCTGCAGCGACTGCGGCGTCAACGCTGATTGCGAGACTGTGGCGGCGCATCGCGCTGTTTGCAAGTGCCCGAGA GGCTACCATGGCGATCCCTACCGCATCTGCTCCCCCGAGTGCTCGTCCGACGGCGAGTGCCCAAGCTACAAGCCCGCCTGCGTGTACAACGCCTGCATCAACCCCTGCACGAACGTCTGCGGCGTGAACGCTGACTGCAACCTCCGCGGCCTGACCCCGGTGTGCTCTTGCCCTAGGAACATGACTGGAGATCCCTTCACCTACTGCCGGCCTTTCGAAGCCC GTGACCTCTGCGAGCCCAACCCTTGCGGTACCAATGCCAAGTGCACCCCCGGCCACGACAGAACCGGCGCCGAGCGTCCCGTCTGCACGTGCCCCTCTGGATACATCGGCAATGCCCTCGTCAATTGTGAACGA GGTGAATGCGAGCTGGACTCCCAGTGCCCCGACCACCTGGCGTGCGTTGGCTTCCAGTGCGTGGACCCCTGCCTCGGCAACACCCAGTGCGGTTCCGGAGCTGTGTGCATGGGCAGGAGACATCTTGCCGTCTGCACGTGCCCTCAAG GTCGCAACGGCGATGCCCTGGTGAATTGCTACGAAAGTCGGTCCGTGGCTGCCTCCACACGCTACTACAGGTACAAGCGCAATGGCAACGGCGACCCCGAACCTGCTGCCGTCTCCGAAGCTAACGTGGAAGCTCAATCAGAAGCAACCGAAGTGAAAAGCGAAGCAACCGAAGTGAAAAGCGAAGCAACCGAAGTGAAGAGTGAAAAGGTTGAGGCAGtcgaagcatag
- the LOC134656867 gene encoding exocyst complex component 8: protein MSDINMEKFARADFGPDRYVKELARSCVGGEELQQQKEKIQVLAEDTASALKKNVYENYMQFIETATEISHLEAEMYKLSRLLSEQRSVLTTLSHASVLGHDNTISRESLDTQDFEAEKAEEQRKNKLNTIMDKVESCMNLLDTPDRILLHEGDLLEIDAEENTALQRMHVYLFNDCLMLSSWISNRRGPMRYKFQASYPISTLAVVNVRDLGTVKQAFKVLAFPDTRVFQCNSFAIKKDWLDKFDVAKKMYIENENSKLKKKDEKPKPELVESPSLSVEELPSPQIPTLPEWLADVTEELDVLIVERHFQKTYELMVSAQKSLNSDEFKTHPERDGILKKIEQKQKILIDILLKELDVTHNWSPRGGLQSSRYPVLILNKFNMTSQACELFLAICSHTVKVHIKGVQLEGTINTYVKQVGEVFFCSLSDALTEFTTLFPKNKISAFVVWASLQLRMLLSQIIKQVFTPQCPLDSVLECVQSLRDQCLLFCEFGLDLRFHLNSSLRSPTNKALKEYKEKIIDSMKSKLTEDKWTPVNMHTKAGVQKFLTQMENLGLILAKYVINETWVDLSSSTIWFAQSVITIQKVGLTLVTKDLMETLDDCIYAIFNARLVLGVGNDSIYAQKNFRFILDTVMPLMLRCYKEEVGYENDKLLALAKKHGVSVALPRKSNITKYTSNEYL, encoded by the coding sequence ATGTCCGACATCAACATGGAGAAGTTTGCAAGAGCAGACTTTGGCCCGGATCGCTACGTGAAGGAATTAGCGAGATCCTGCGTCGGAGGGGAGGAGCTTCAACAGCAAAAGGAGAAGATTCAAGTCCTCGCCGAAGATACCGCAAGCGCTCTCAAGAAAAATGTTTACGAGAATTACATGCAGTTCATCGAGACGGCGACAGAGATATCTCACCTGGAAGCTGAAATGTACAAGTTGTCCCGCCTACTTAGCGAGCAAAGGTCTGTGCTTACGACGCTCTCTCATGCCTCTGTTTTGGGGCACGATAATACAATTTCCCGGGAGTCTCTGGACACACAAGATTTCGAAGCCGAGAAAGCGGAAGAGCAGAGGAAAAACAAACTCAACACTATCATGGATAAGGTTGAAAGTTGCATGAATTTATTAGACACTCCAGACCGGATTCTGCTTCATGAGGGAGACTTGCTGGAGATCGACGCAGAGGAAAATACCGCTTTACAGAGAATGCATGTTTACTTGTTCAATGATTGTCTCATGCTGTCCTCTTGGATATCAAACCGCCGTGGGCCAATGAGGTATAAATTCCAAGCAAGCTATCCTATTAGTACTTTGGCCGTAGTTAACGTGCGCGACCTAGGTACTGTGAAACAAGCATTCAAGGTACTAGCATTCCCTGACACAAGGGTCTTCCAATGTAACAGCTTTGCAATTAAAAAAGACTGGTTGGATAAGTTTGATGTGGCCAAGAAAATGTACATTGAAAATGAGAATTCCAAGTTGAAAAAGAAAGATGAAAAGCCTAAGCCAGAGTTAGTGGAGTCTCCTAGTCTATCAGTAGAGGAATTGCCATCACCACAGATCCCAACACTACCGGAATGGCTGGCCGATGTCACCGAGGAACTGGATGTACTCATAGTTGAAAGACATTTTCAAAAAACTTATGAATTAATGGTATCTGCTCAGAAATCTTTAAATTCTGATGAATTTAAAACCCACCCTGAGAGAGATGGCATCTTGAAGAAGATTGAACAGAAACAGAAGATTTTAATAGATATATTGCTAAAAGAACTTGATGTGACTCATAACTGGAGTCCACGGGGAGGGCTCCAGTCGTCCCGGTACCCGGTGCTTATCCTCAACAAGTTTAACATGACGAGTCAGGCTTGTGAACTGTTCCTGGCTATCTGCAGCCACACAGTCAAAGTCCACATCAAAGGAGTCCAGCTAGAGGGTACTATCAACACATATGTTAAGCAAGTTGGGGAGGTTTTCTTCTGCTCATTGAGTGATGCCTTAACAGAGTTTACAACTCTatttcctaagaataaaattagTGCTTTCGTAGTGTGGGCGAGCCTGCAACTCAGAATGCTGCTCAGTCAAATCATTAAACAGGTGTTCACACCACAATGTCCTTTAGATTCCGTTCTGGAGTGTGTTCAGAGCCTTAGAGATCAATGCTTGTTGTTCTGCGAGTTTGGGCTGGACCTGAGATTTCATCTCAACAGTTCCTTAAGATCACCCACAAACAAAGCTCTAAAAGAGTATAAAGAAAAAATTATAGATTCCATGAAATCTAAATTAACGGAAGACAAGTGGACCCCTGTCAACATGCACACTAAAGCGGGTGTCCAGAAGTTTTTGACACAGATGGAGAATTTGGGCCTTATATTAGCTAAGTATGTTATAAACGAGACATGGGTGGACCTCTCTAGTAGCACCATATGGTTTGCTCAGTCTGTGATAACTATTCAGAAAGTGGGACTGACTCTTGTTACAAAAGACCTGATGGAGACATTGGATGATTGCATCTATGCTATTTTTAATGCCAGGCTAGTGCTTGGTGTAGGAAATGATTCAATATACGCTCAAAAGAATTTCAGGTTCATTTTGGACACAGTAATGCCTCTGATGCTCCGATGTTACAAGGAGGAAGTTGGATATGAGAATGACAAGTTGTTGGCACTAGCAAAGAAACACGGAGTCAGTGTGGCACTGCCAAGGAAGTCTAAT